acgatctacccctacctggcgtgccagctgtcggtgttttaccggctgcccaccgaggggtataccctagatggtaagtttaggtgaggagacgccgagatcaggaactcgaaggtgcaatgaacacaagacttagacaggttcgggccgcgaggtgcgtaataccctacgtcctgtatggtggtttgtattaccttgggtgtagatgttgtgttttgaatgggtccctaccCCCCCTCCTTATATacccgggaggtcagggttacatggatctagtcaatagtagccaaggaatcgtacccggatataactcgagtagtttccttctgtaccgactagctttatctcctacccaaacgagtagaaaataacataaataagagataagacaggctttatctcttaaccatgtttaaactacattatgtacacagccccgtagccccgggtctgacacctaCCCTAGTCCCCGAGCCTCCACCGACCCTGGTGCCATGCTCTCCAGCCACGACTCCAGCTGCCACTAGCTCTTCACCGACACCActaccgccggcgaccccacgCACTCCAGCACCACCAGCCACCCCTCCGGGCATGACTACTCCAACACCAGCTCGTGTCAAGCATAGCCCGGTGGAGTTCGCTACTCCGCTCTCTCATGACGAGGAGCGCATCGACGCGTACCACGACGGCGAGCCATTGCGGTATCATGCGATGGAGGATCTTATCGGCGACCAGTCGGTACCGGAACTGGTACCTCATGATCTGGAGGCGCATTTGCACCTTGCATGCGATGACGGCGCGCCTCGATCTTTCGCAGAAGCCGAGAGACACACGGCATGGCGTGCCTCGATGTAGTCAGAGATGGACGCGGTTGAGAAGAACCTCACCTGGGAGCTTGGTGACCTCCCTCATGGTCACCGCGTGATCACCctcaagtgggtgttcaagctgaAGAGGGATGAAGCCGGCGCCATCGTCAAGCACAAGGCTCACTTGGTGGCACGCGGTTTTGTGCAGTGGGAGGGGATCGACTTTGATGATGCCTTCGCCCGTGTGGCACGGATGGAGTCCGTGCGACTTCTCCTTGCGTTGGCTGCCCAGGAAGGCTGGCGAGTTCATTACATGGACATCAAGTTGGCATTTCTTAACAACAActtgaaggaggaggtctaTGTGCACCAGCTGCCAGGATTTGCGATCCCCGCCAAGGAGGGCAAGGTGCTACGCCTGCGCAAGGCCCTCTATGGCTTGTGGCAGGCACCGAGGCATGGAATGCCAAGTTGGATTCCACACTCAAAGTGATGGGTTTCGAGCAAAGCCTGCACGAGGTGGCCATCTACCGGCGGGGCAATGGAGGAAACGCCCTGCTAGTGGGTGTCTACGTCGACGACTTGGTGATCACCGGCACCAAGGatgcggaggtggcggcgttcAAGGAAGAGATGACGACCACCTTCCAGATGAGTGACCTGGGACCTCTCTCCTTCTACCTAGGGATCGAGGTGCACCAGGACGACTCCGGAATCACGCTTCGACAGACCACCTACGCCAAGCGCGTCGTTGAGCTAGCTGGGCTCACCAACTGCAACCTAACTCTCACTCCGATGGAGGAGAGGCTGAAGCTGTGCCGCGATAGCACAATGGAGGAAGTGGACACTACATAGTACCGGCGTCTTGTGGGGAGCCTTCGCTACCTCACCCACACACGGCCGAACTTGGCATTCTCCGTCGCCTACGTTAGTTGGTTCATGCAGCAACCTACGACGGAGCGGCAGGCTATGAAGAGGATCATCCGCTACGTTGCGGGGACTCTCGACGACGGTCTCTACTACCTGAGGTGTCTTGGGGAGGCACACTTCGTCGAGTACAGCAACAGCGACCACGCTGGCGACATCGACACCACCAATAGCATGAGCGGGATCCTCTTCTTCCTTAGCAAGTGCCTCGTTAGCTGGTAGTCTGTCAAGCAGCAGGTGGTGGCCCTGTCCAGCTATGAGGCCGAGTACATAGCAGCCTCCACCGCTTCGACTCAGGCGCTCTAGCTCGCTTGACTGCTTGGTGATCTCCTCAGCAGAGACACTGGAGCAGTGGAACTCAGGGTGGACAGCAAATCCGCTCTAGCCCTGACAAAGAACCCCGTTTTTCATAAACGGAGCAAGCATATCCGGGTGAGGTACCACTTCATCCGAGGCTACTTGGAGTAAGGGAGCACCAAGGACCAGCTTGCGGACCTGCTCACCAAGCCCCCTGGGAGGATCAAGTTCCTTGAGCTTTGTTCCCGGACCGGGATGGTCCAACTTTCCCACAAGACGACGCACAAGACTTAggggaaaataatgggataagTCTTTGTACTGTTGGTCTTTGTGGTCTTCGGCATGGTGGTCTTGCTGCCCCAACCAGGACAGTATTTAGCATCTTAGACTAGCTTTTATGACAATATCTTAGACTAAGCATCACTAGCTTTTAGGATAACATCTTAGACTAAGCAAGACTAGCATCTCGGCATATGCTTGGCTGTCTTGGCCAGTTATAAATATGTATCTCCAACCCCTCAGGTTGATATAACATTGTGTGAGAAGTAAACTAGAAAATTGCCCCAACTCCTAGTGTCATCCTCTCGATGAGAATAAGAGTTTCAATACTAACACCCAATAATCGCTAACTTTCTAGTGCACTCGCTCAATCTTTTGATTCTGGAGATGTAAATTTTCTGCAAGTAGATAGCTAAGGTTGGGAGCAATCTTACATAACTACAAGCTAATATATCTGTTTAGTCCTACATAACTAGCCTTTTATAGTATAACGGAACAATGCCTTTTTCTTGGCTTCTCTCTGCATGCCGGTGCATCTGCTCATCTATAAACTCTAAAAAACGTGTTCATGTGCAATTTTAGGTGTACCTTTTGTAGGTCGGAAAATTAAGTTATTTCTCTTCTTTCGAAGTTGAGTGGGGAAAGAGCAACACTACTCTTAAATATGAAGCAACTTTCATCTCAGGATGCTCGCTATATACATAATTACATATACTCCTTGCTTGAAAGATTTACATCAAATACAAACTCTTAACTCACCGGCCCGAACCTTTCTGCTATATAATTTCTAGTGAAAGCACGACCAAACAATACATGCCCATCCAAGATTAAAAAGACAAAAACAAATATGGAAGATTATGTGTATCAAATGAAGCGAGCGAGAGCCTGCTTCGGGTGCCATAGTGCTCGGAAAGGGGGCACCAGGAATTCTTTTTGTTGCACCTAGCGGAAGTTCTAGGCGATATGTTGACTCTAGGCTTGAAAACATTTGTCGGGTAGAGAATAGAGGACACAATCAAGCAGACAAACTAAAGGGGATCGAACATGGCGACTGCTTTGGATCAGAGACAGCCTTGGTGGTAGCAATTAGGTTGCATGATACGAACCTTCTCATGATACCCTGATTGTCATGATCAGCAGCAAAGCTTCAGTTATTCAGTTTCGTCGGTTAGGCAAGCAGATCAAGTGGGCAAGGAAAACAAACAGAGGACATCCATCGATCGACATCAGAAGGGCTTCTCCCTTAGCGCCTGTTACCATTACCATTATCAGATGCTAAACAGTGCTTTTCTCTGAAGTGTTTCATTGATTTAATGTCTAAGTCACTGCTATTTTGGCTTTGGTCCAGTTGTGTAATAGGTATGGTCTATGGAGAACAGATCCCGAACTAGTATATTAGGGTAGTTGTAGTTGTAGCTGTCGTCTCCCTAGCGACGTCTGAATCAATTCGTCCTCTGAACTTGTTCTCCGAATTCAGTGATACAGCTGTCGTTCTACCCCAAGTTCGATCGAGTTCCCAGTTGATTCGTTCTTTTCTTGCGAAATTGCTTCATAAAACCCCTCTCTTTTCGTTCGTTACTGACACTGATAGATTGGAGATTTGGGGACAGAATACTCAATCCATTCACTTGTCTTGTAATAGTAATCCATTCATTTTCTGTCACACGGATGAACTGAATAGACTTAAAATGAATACGCACGATGAATATCACAAAAGTTGCAGCAGTAGATAGCGAGTAGCAACCACAGGAAGCAACAAACATCCCAAGAACAAATAAGATGAACGGATGATCAGGCTGATCATGGAAAGCGTGATGAGACATAATCAAAGGAAAAACAAGTAGATTCAATTCAAGCTTGATATTCCTGATACACACAGCCTTTGTATGTATAGGCTGAATACATCACAGCAAGACACTGTCGGCATTCCTATCTCTCATGCCTTCTTCAGATAATAATAATAAGGGGCAAGCAGAATCTAGCTTCTTGTTGATGAACCGATCAGGACGTTCGGACAAAGTACGTGAAGCGAGAGCAACGACCATGGTGAAGATGGCAGAGAGGATGGAGGTGAAGGTGAGGGCATGGCGTGTTGCGACGTCGACCACCACCTCGAGAGCCGTGGAGATCCCATGGAGCGGCGCAGCGGCAGAAAATGGAACGTCTGAGACGAGATGACATCTCTCTTGGGAGTGGACAGGGCCGGGGATCCATACGAGACCTAGGTCTAAAATATGTTAGAAAACATTTAATTAATGCCTCATTTGCTTTAGGATTCGTGCAAGTTTTCATAGAGATGAAGACCACCCCAGAAGCAAAACTCTATTTCCAATAGTTAAACATTTGGTACGGTTCTTAAATGATATGCACGTGTGCACAACGACATATGAAAAGTTCACTTGTCATAGTCCAAGAATCATTTGCTCCTCATCTTGAGGCAGCTCATGTATGATTACATATATTCTGTGCTTTCACAATTAATATTGGTTGGTGAATCGACTGTACCACAAAACTTAACTAGCTAGTGTGCACCCCTTGCTTCTATAAAAGAAGACAAAGTGAAGCAGAGCCAACAACTCAGGCTATACCCTCCAAAGAAAAAAGAAACTATATGGAAGAGCGTGGCGATGAGTGATAGTGTGAATTTCTCTACATGCTACAGCTGCTTGGAAGGGGAGGCATTGGGAGTGATTTTTGCAGCTAAAAGGTACGCAACCACTGCCGGAAATgaggactttgccgagtgtccagaggtttgccgagtgcaaaataACGGACACGCGGCAAAgatcctctttgccgagtgcaacactcggcaaagcaaAACACACGGTAAAttcattctttgccgagtgtccggcACTGGGCACAATAAAATACTCGGCAAaaaatattttgccgagtgtcgagtactcggcaaaggatgacactcggcaaaagcACACCAGGACGTGACGGTAGTTAACGGCgtgagtctttgccgagtgcctagtccaagacactcggcaaagaggcattttgccgagtgtctaggaaagacactcggcaaaatatacatATTTTTTCTCTTTATTTTATCTAAAATTTTTTCTATTGCCATTCTACATTCTCCTCAACAATATATATAATTTAGGTTCATTTATCGAAGTGTTTCCTATATTTTgacaatttattttattttattgaatttcttgaataatttaaatttgaactgcgtggtcattcgaatagtggaaaaaatgaatgaaaattgttattcatgttaatgagcatgctttgaggcCTTATCGAAGAAAGGACCGcaaatttcaaacctactattcacgaaacatggcgactaaattgtgttcaagtcgtgtttaaattgtataaaagacaaatttggtcggaaaattatgaaacttatcgagatgtcatgttatcatgtgaggacactgtgataaaatttgtataagatttcgtgaaagtttgacatctacgatgcttaacacctaatcgggtttcacataaaatcatacatctctttggagaactttcaatttgtaagcatcgtatgtttTAACTTTCACGAAACCTCATCAGATTTTTATCACAGCTTTCTCATAtgatatcattacatctcgacaagtttcataatttccggaccatatttgctttttatatattttaaaaacaactggaTAAGAAGTTTGTCGTCATGTTTCATGGACaacaagtttgaaatttctgatttttttctcgataaggtctcaacgcatccttcaataacatgaatatcattttttttattcattattttccattattcatgtgacttgtagttcaaatttcaataaaTAGAAGAAATTCAATAAATTGACAAAATGGGTTTGAAAAATGtgatttctttgccgagtgccgccggTCTGGCACTCGGAAAAGAggggactttgccgagtgccgctgatctgg
The sequence above is drawn from the Panicum hallii strain FIL2 chromosome 7, PHallii_v3.1, whole genome shotgun sequence genome and encodes:
- the LOC112900630 gene encoding uncharacterized protein LOC112900630 is translated as MGFEQSLHEVAIYRRGNGGNALLVGVYVDDLVITGTKDAEVAAFKEEMTTTFQMSDLGPLSFYLGIEVHQDDSGITLRQTTYAKRVVELAGLTNCNLTLTPMEERLKLCRDSTMEEQPTTERQAMKRIIRYVAGTLDDGLYYLRCLGEAHFVEYSNSDHAGDIDTTNSMSGILFFLSKCLVSW